The genomic region GAAATCACCTAGCAGAAAAGTTATTTTATGCTTGCAATTTTACAGATGCTTCATCTAATATTTTACGAAGATACGCCAACACCCACGAAGATACTACATTTGGAGATGCAATTAATGTATGTAATTATCTATATGATAAATATGGAGTTGATTTGGGCCCTGATAATGAAAATGAGATTACTTGACCTAAAAATGTTAAAGAAGGTGGAGAGATTGTTTTTCCTAGTGGTGTAAGAATTGCTTTTGCGGGTTATGCTAATGGTAATAAAAAGTTGGTAAAGGTAGCGGCATTATATCAGCATGAACAGATGAAATGATCCATGCTGAAGAAAAAGAAATATTGACGGATAAAGAACTAGATAAAAGATATAATAATTTAAGAATTTCAATGTTTCGTTCTAAAAGTTTAAAAGTATCTTATGAAAAATACATTAACGATATTGGAGATGAGCATTATAATTTAGAAAATCCTATTCCAGTAAAATAATTATCTTGGACATTTCAAGAATGAGATAGCACAGCAAAACAATATAGCACAATAACAAGATATTTTGTAAATTGTAAATACCAAATCATAAAAAGTTAACTATTAATTTAGTTAACTTTTTTAAGTTAATTTTTAAGTTAATTATAGGAGGTTGAAATTATGCAAATAAAGCAATATTTAATTTTGCGGTCGTTAGTAAAAAGTATGGTAAAGATATTGTTATTAATACTGTCAATAAGATTGCAAATGATATTGAAATTAAAAAGTAAAGAATAAATTATCCCGCGTAATTTACAATCTTCAATTAACTTTCAATTATTTCCAACTGGTGGTTGTTGTGGTTTGGGTTCTGGTTTATTACTCGCCGTTTTTACTATTATTTGGTTTTTCGTAACTAATTAATGATGTTGTACTTGTTGCTTTTAATCCGATTGCTCCTAAAATACTTAGCAACTTTTTCACACTTTATCTCCTTATTTAAAATGTTATAATTATTGTACATAAATTATAACATTTTAAATAAGGAGATAAAGTGTGAAAAAATATGAAAGATTAGATTTTAATGAAAGAGTAAATTTGGAAAAATTAAAAGATAATGAATTATTTAAAAAGAAAAATGAAACAATTAATATTCGAAAAATTGCTAAGCAAATGAATAGAGATTATAGAACTATTTGGCAAGAGTTAAATATGTTTGATAATATTAATGATTATAATGCTGCAAAAGCACAAAAAATACATGATAAAAATAAAAAACAATGTCGTAAATATTAAATGTTAAATTCACAAGAATTAAGTCACTTTTCTAATGAATATAATAATTTTGGTCGTTCGCCACAAAATATTATTACTTCGTATGAATTACAATATAATGTAAAATTTGGTGTATATTTTAAAAAAATGTATAAATATATTAAATTAGGTTATTTTAATTTAAAAAAAGAAATGCTATATTTTAAAAATAAAAAAATGGGGAACAAAATGATAATCGTAGAAAATTACTTAATATTAGAGATTATAAGCAATTTTAAAATGATTATGGAAATGATTTAAGTTTTAGTGGAATTTGAGAAATGGATACTCTTGATTGTGGTAATTTTTATTTGTTAGTTTTAGTAAATCGTAAATCAAAAATACTTTTTTATTATATTTTATTTAGTAAAAAGGCAAGTATTGTATTAACAATTTTAATGAAAATGATTAAACAAATTGGTATTAGTAAATTTAGTTGTATTTTAACCGATAGAGGAAAAGAATTTTATAGATGAAAAACAATAGAAAAACACTTTAAAATAAGAGTTTATTTTTGTGATCCTGGTAAACTTCGTCAGAAAGCATTAGTAGAAAGAATAAATAGAGATATAAGGCGTTGATTGGCTCAAAATGAGCCATTAATTAATATTCGTAGTAGATTAAAATCTATTTTAGATATATTAAATACCACAATTAGACCTTGCTTGGAAAATTTTACATCAAGAAAATATTTTAAAAAAATTTTTTTAAATTAAATTAGTATTTGTTAAGATTAGTAAAATTTATTTTTTGTTGTATTTAATTTTATAATTTTAAAAATAAATATTAAAAACAATATTTTTAATTTAATATTTTTTGTGATTATTGTTTTTTATTTTTAATTTGTTATAATTTTATTAGCTTTTTATGATTTAGTTTTACAGTATACAAAGGGATAAATATGAAAAAAACATTAAGTCTTTTAGGATCAATTACTTTAATTGGAACAAGTACAACAAGTTTAGTGGCATGTAATAATGTGGTAGAATATACACCAGAACAATTAGACGCATTAAAAAAAGAGAACCAAATAAATACAACAAATAAAGAAATCAAAGATAATTTAGAATGAATAGCACCACAAGAAAAACCATTTAATAAAGTTAATAATAAGTATTACTATATAGTATGAAAAGGTAAAAATTGAAACATTACCAAGTTTAAAAATAATGAAGAAATAATACCTCCAAAACAAGAATATAGATATAAACTTCTACAGGAAAAAGAAGAATACAAAATTCAATTACGCTATTGCTCGCGTAATGATACTAAAATTGATTTAATTATTTTTAAATCAATTAATGAACCAACTTTAATTTGAAAAAGAAATAGTAATGATTTTATTAAATCAGTTTATCGTTGAAATGGCGAAGAACAAAATTTACCTAACTTAATTATTGATAAAGATGCTAATATACAAGTTAATTAATAATTACAAAAAGAGATTTTATACTGCACCCTGTTTAGTAAGTATTAATAAAAAGGTTTACAAACTTTCATTTATTATATATTTTTCTTTTTGGTTTGAATATCATTTATTTCATTTTTTAACATCATTAATATATTCATTATGAGATTTATAATTTTTATTATGGATTGTTCCTTTTTTAAGTAATGAATGAAAACTTTCAATAATAATGTTGTCTGCACAATGATAATTTTTACCCATTGAAATTATAATTTTGTTATCTAAACATTTACTATTGTAATCTTTAGATGTATATTGATATCCGTGATCTGAATGAATTATTGTTTTATTTAGATCTTTTTTTATTTTTTTAATTTTATTAATTGCATCATTTAAATTATCAAGTACAATTTTGTTATTATTAAATTTTGATAATTTTACATCAATAATTTCTTTAGTATATCCATCAAGTATTGTTGATTGATAATGTTTTTTACCATTTCAAATTAAATAAGTTACATCAGTAAATAAAATTGAAAATCTTTCTTTAATATCATTAAAATTACGATTTACTAAATCAGGATATTTAATTATATTTTTATTTCTATTTTGTTTTATTAATATTTTTCTACGCATACGCTTTACATATTCAGCTTGAATATTATTTTCTTTCATAATTCGCAATACTTTCTTAGCATTATAAACAATGCCATAATCTTCTTTTAAATATTTGGTAATTCGACGATAACCAAATTGTTTTAAATTTTCTTCATAGACTTTTACAATATTTTTTAATGATTCGCTATCCTTACCATTACTTGAATAATTTTTATATTTATCTCAATAACTACGCTTTAAATCTGTTATATCAAGTAATAAATTTAGTGGATATTTATTAATGTTTTCTTTGATAAAAGATACAATTTTTCTTTTATTTAATTGTAAAAGTCATGAAGCTTTTTTAGTAATTCATACCTAACTTTGTAATAGTTTAAATCTCTTTTTTCAAATGATTCTTTTGGACCTTTATTGGTGTTTAAAATTCCTTTCTTAAAATTTTCATACCATGAAGCAACAGTTTTTTATTAAT from Spiroplasma endosymbiont of Polydrusus cervinus harbors:
- a CDS encoding lipoprotein produces the protein MKKLLSILGAIGLKATSTTSLISYEKPNNSKNGE
- a CDS encoding lipoprotein; this translates as MKKTLSLLGSITLIGTSTTSLVACNNVVEYTPEQLDALKKENQINTTNKEIKDNLEWIAPQEKPFNKVNNKYYYIVWKGKNWNITKFKNNEEIIPPKQEYRYKLLQEKEEYKIQLRYCSRNDTKIDLIIFKSINEPTLIWKRNSNDFIKSVYRWNGEEQNLPNLIIDKDANIQVN
- a CDS encoding DDE-type integrase/transposase/recombinase is translated as MKENNIQAEYVKRMRRKILIKQNRNKNIIKYPDLVNRNFNDIKERFSILFTDVTYLIWNGKKHYQSTILDGYTKEIIDVKLSKFNNNKIVLDNLNDAINKIKKIKKDLNKTIIHSDHGYQYTSKDYNSKCLDNKIIISMGKNYHCADNIIIESFHSLLKKGTIHNKNYKSHNEYINDVKKWNKWYSNQKEKYIINESL